In Armatimonadota bacterium, a single genomic region encodes these proteins:
- the aroE gene encoding shikimate dehydrogenase has translation MSVFAWRDAPAADYAVIGFPVRHSLSPMMHMAAYKSLSIDASYVAVELSPAELEAGLEHLVHLGYKGVNVTIPHKESAFRWAATTCTTSEKLQVSNTIRFSDRTAVNTDVPGFLSSLPGHAQTALLLGAGGSARAVAYALARQGTEVSIWNRTQSRAEELVEQIGIDCRVVSTLEVKGYGLIVNTTSTGLSGESLPIDWSGAEPDTQLAYDLAYSDSLTPFLAEAKAYGIAGMDGRRMLMEQGAYAFEYWFDRPAPREAMWEAIQ, from the coding sequence ATGAGTGTGTTCGCTTGGCGGGACGCCCCGGCTGCCGACTACGCCGTAATCGGGTTCCCGGTCAGGCACTCCTTGTCTCCGATGATGCACATGGCGGCCTACAAGTCCCTAAGCATCGATGCTTCCTATGTCGCTGTCGAATTGAGCCCAGCAGAGCTTGAAGCCGGTCTGGAGCATCTTGTGCATCTCGGCTACAAAGGGGTCAATGTCACCATTCCACACAAGGAATCGGCTTTTCGTTGGGCGGCAACAACTTGCACAACGTCGGAAAAGCTACAAGTTTCGAACACCATCAGGTTTTCTGACCGGACTGCCGTGAATACGGATGTGCCGGGATTCCTAAGTTCCCTGCCAGGTCACGCACAGACGGCCCTTCTGTTAGGCGCTGGCGGCTCGGCGCGAGCAGTGGCTTATGCACTAGCCAGACAAGGAACCGAGGTTTCGATTTGGAACCGGACCCAAAGCCGCGCGGAGGAACTTGTTGAGCAAATCGGGATCGACTGCCGAGTCGTATCGACCCTAGAGGTAAAGGGCTACGGACTGATCGTCAACACCACCTCGACCGGGCTCTCTGGCGAAAGCCTGCCAATTGACTGGTCCGGAGCAGAACCGGACACTCAGCTTGCGTACGATCTGGCATACTCTGATTCCCTCACACCATTCCTTGCCGAGGCAAAAGCTTACGGAATCGCAGGAATGGATGGGCGAAGAATGCTGATGGAACAGGGTGCGTACGCTTTTGAATACTGGTTCGACCGCCCAGCCCCGCGTGAGGCGATGTGGGAGGCAATCCAGTGA
- a CDS encoding L-threonylcarbamoyladenylate synthase, protein MRPLRPVEPNLRRAANALLAGDLVVLPTETVYGLAADAANPEAVAKIFEAKGRPPENPLIVHVSHMDAVELWSDHLPKGMLKLARAFWPGPLTVVLPKNPRVPDIVTAGLDTVAIRIPSHSLALAVLEMTGMGLAMPSANPFMGLSPTRADRIDPTVAAHVTCIIDGGPCRVGIESTVLDLSDGTPKILRPGMITAEEIEAVIGSLEVLGDSDRKSPGMYRRHYSPRVPTVLVHKAAEQDAGLVLGYTNSPDQIQMPSDPVNYAKKLYVALSDLEARQVNRIVIEEPPKGSEWAGVWDRVSKATASE, encoded by the coding sequence GTGAGGCCCCTACGTCCGGTTGAGCCCAACTTGCGACGAGCCGCAAATGCGCTGCTCGCTGGCGACCTGGTGGTTCTTCCCACTGAGACAGTCTACGGTCTTGCCGCAGATGCCGCCAATCCGGAAGCTGTCGCAAAAATCTTTGAAGCGAAAGGGCGTCCGCCGGAAAACCCGCTCATCGTCCACGTCTCGCACATGGATGCAGTCGAACTCTGGTCAGATCATCTTCCCAAGGGAATGTTGAAGCTTGCTCGTGCGTTCTGGCCCGGGCCATTGACGGTTGTCTTGCCGAAGAATCCCCGCGTACCGGATATTGTGACCGCTGGACTCGATACCGTCGCGATTCGAATACCCTCCCATTCACTAGCGCTGGCCGTCCTCGAGATGACCGGGATGGGACTCGCTATGCCGAGTGCGAACCCATTTATGGGACTTTCACCGACCAGAGCAGATCGGATCGATCCGACCGTTGCGGCTCATGTCACGTGCATTATTGATGGCGGGCCGTGCCGAGTGGGGATTGAGTCAACCGTGTTGGATTTGAGCGATGGAACGCCGAAGATTTTGCGTCCGGGGATGATTACGGCGGAGGAAATCGAAGCGGTCATCGGGTCACTCGAGGTCCTCGGGGATTCGGATCGGAAGTCGCCGGGGATGTATCGTCGCCACTACTCTCCTCGGGTTCCGACGGTGCTTGTTCATAAAGCCGCAGAACAGGACGCTGGATTAGTCCTGGGCTATACGAACTCTCCTGACCAAATTCAGATGCCAAGCGACCCAGTGAACTATGCGAAGAAGCTTTACGTTGCGTTGTCGGATTTGGAAGCTCGGCAAGTCAACAGAATTGTGATTGAGGAGCCGCCGAAGGGTTCCGAGTGGGCGGGTGTTTGGGATCGAGTGAGCAAGGCGACGGCCTCGGAGTGA
- a CDS encoding amidohydrolase family protein, which produces MSQIVALTPGEDGLDLVRFDTKSGEMNDIKKGDPQGVLVPGWIDIHFHGAFGIDFMTATQPEMKELCNTLAQDGYERFLPTTVTASASDVKRAISNLPEHRLIGGFHLEGPFISAEFPGAQPKEFIQNPPEGDSEWDEIFNDKRLKVITLAPELPGAVELIKRLSKRKVICSMGHTNATYAEALAGHDAGLLHSTHTFNAMRPFHHREPGAVGAAMTLTPFRAELIYDRVHVSPEAALVLIQTRLVDGDVIAVSDSTMASGLEPGTKLKMWNLDCVVGDGEVRLAEGGSLAGSAVTLRNVFANLTQDFGVEVAANLCCYTPREALGMTDHPEVWNLVSEETGELIETYLVD; this is translated from the coding sequence ATGAGTCAAATTGTAGCCCTCACCCCTGGCGAAGATGGCCTGGACCTCGTCCGTTTCGATACCAAATCTGGCGAGATGAATGACATCAAAAAGGGTGATCCCCAAGGTGTTCTCGTTCCCGGATGGATTGATATTCACTTCCACGGTGCCTTCGGAATCGACTTCATGACGGCCACTCAGCCCGAAATGAAGGAGCTTTGCAATACTCTTGCCCAAGATGGGTATGAGCGTTTCCTTCCGACCACGGTTACCGCCTCGGCATCGGATGTAAAACGAGCGATTTCTAACCTACCAGAACATCGACTCATCGGAGGATTTCACCTCGAAGGACCGTTTATTTCAGCGGAGTTTCCCGGAGCTCAGCCAAAGGAGTTCATTCAGAACCCACCGGAGGGCGACTCGGAGTGGGATGAAATCTTCAACGACAAACGCCTCAAGGTGATCACCCTTGCCCCCGAACTACCGGGTGCAGTTGAGCTCATCAAGAGGCTGAGCAAGCGTAAGGTTATCTGCTCAATGGGACATACCAACGCGACTTACGCCGAGGCTTTGGCAGGACATGATGCAGGCCTCTTGCACAGTACACACACGTTCAACGCCATGCGGCCGTTCCATCACCGTGAACCGGGCGCCGTAGGAGCAGCTATGACTCTCACTCCGTTCAGAGCAGAGTTGATTTACGACCGAGTTCACGTTTCACCAGAGGCGGCTCTCGTGTTGATCCAAACGCGGCTGGTCGATGGCGATGTCATCGCGGTCAGCGATTCAACAATGGCGTCCGGACTCGAACCAGGCACCAAGCTCAAGATGTGGAACCTGGACTGTGTCGTCGGTGACGGCGAGGTCAGACTCGCCGAGGGCGGCTCTCTCGCGGGGTCGGCTGTCACCCTCCGCAATGTGTTTGCGAACCTCACCCAGGACTTCGGTGTCGAAGTCGCCGCAAATCTCTGCTGCTACACCCCTCGTGAGGCACTCGGAATGACGGACCACCCTGAAGTCTGGAACCTCGTGAGCGAGGAGACCGGCGAACTGATCGAGACCTACTTGGTCGACTGA
- the dprA gene encoding DNA-processing protein DprA, with protein MSVSKGREVLESLDLSSDWAAQLLNSTLLTEGEKRRLRAYQGPESFGSIRFLAEIDFPEALAHSGSAPPFIGVSGDPFCLNLPCIGIVGTRSATSYGRVCAKKFAEEFARHGVTVVSGGAVGIDAEVHKGALDAGGKTVAVLANGVDHVYPSANAALFDKIKANGCLVSQFALGTKPADYKFILRNQLIAALCHAVVVIQAPLKSGAIRTAGFAAEMGREVFAVPGPIDQFGFQGSHSLIRDGATLVDHPMQVLEQLGIDFQSTNQPSATGPAAQILSVLDSQAKPVEKIVELSGLTTSEVLSELTLLELDGNVLRDPGGFSKAL; from the coding sequence ATGTCGGTATCGAAGGGTCGAGAGGTTTTAGAGTCTCTCGACCTTTCTTCTGATTGGGCTGCTCAGCTTCTGAACTCAACATTGCTGACCGAAGGCGAGAAGCGAAGACTTCGAGCATATCAAGGGCCAGAGTCGTTCGGTTCAATCCGCTTCCTGGCGGAAATTGATTTTCCTGAAGCCCTCGCACACTCTGGATCCGCTCCTCCATTCATTGGTGTTTCAGGAGACCCATTCTGTTTGAACCTTCCATGCATTGGCATCGTTGGAACGCGCTCAGCCACCAGCTACGGCAGAGTCTGTGCGAAGAAGTTCGCCGAGGAGTTTGCTCGACATGGCGTCACGGTGGTTAGCGGCGGAGCGGTTGGGATCGACGCCGAAGTTCATAAGGGGGCCCTAGACGCTGGTGGCAAAACCGTGGCGGTTCTTGCCAATGGGGTTGATCATGTCTATCCTTCGGCGAATGCCGCGCTGTTCGACAAGATCAAAGCAAACGGTTGTCTGGTGAGTCAGTTCGCCCTCGGCACCAAGCCTGCCGACTACAAGTTCATCCTCCGCAATCAACTGATTGCCGCGCTATGCCACGCAGTTGTGGTCATCCAAGCGCCGCTCAAGTCAGGAGCAATCCGAACCGCCGGGTTCGCCGCCGAGATGGGGAGGGAAGTTTTTGCCGTTCCAGGTCCGATCGATCAGTTCGGATTTCAGGGCTCGCACTCGCTCATTCGAGACGGGGCGACGCTGGTCGATCATCCAATGCAGGTCCTCGAGCAGTTGGGAATCGACTTCCAAAGTACAAATCAGCCTTCGGCCACCGGCCCGGCGGCCCAAATACTGAGTGTTCTCGATTCGCAAGCAAAACCGGTTGAAAAGATCGTTGAACTGTCGGGATTGACTACCAGTGAAGTACTCTCTGAACTCACCCTGCTCGAACTGGATGGAAACGTCTTGCGCGACCCCGGTGGATTTTCAAAAGCCTTATGA
- a CDS encoding PQQ-binding-like beta-propeller repeat protein, which translates to MLGNRSFVLATLTLVSAAAMAQFDGPAPLAWRWQQPSPSAPTGAPLVDGNTIYLNLGNRVYSIDRESGNTNWKFPNVQAIEGTFRRSPVLVGGVLVSAGTDKKVYGVNPANGEMKWVHESPSNIVGQPVSLGKYVVFPLEGGSFTALDASTGLSIYDTPYRSLDGIAGPLTGNGRDSVMFFDNRNKLHSINVSSRRSNWSVPFAIRPTDGTVEASNGFVYTYSANFLVCLNETSGSPKWQVPVKEPMIFSPEVGSGSIVAISRSGNAYVYSDGGALKSKAPIALGSIPLTKPTIMGKKIAFALTNGSFTIIDAESGAVSWQYYVRPMNEAAKAALNSGAAGGPPGGSGSPGGLGGGQSGPGLGGGQTGGASQSAAPVVTVPIATQIVLAGSTLLVSAGDSSVLAFDKTLGVDLTSPVVKTIWPNSGEIIAGTTGQELLFQIDDDTSGVDGKSISVTIGGKPYAFDFGKEGVLAIRVSQAKKNPTIPSGRQDIVVTVSDWLGNKTVHTVSLKVDNSLPLVPRVKPANPNGPGGPGGLGGPGGAGGFGGGGAGLGGG; encoded by the coding sequence ATGCTTGGGAATCGAAGTTTTGTCCTCGCGACGCTTACGCTTGTCTCTGCGGCAGCAATGGCTCAATTTGATGGGCCAGCCCCGCTGGCCTGGCGATGGCAGCAGCCATCGCCGTCTGCACCGACTGGTGCGCCGCTCGTGGACGGAAACACGATTTACTTAAACTTGGGGAACCGTGTTTATTCAATCGACCGTGAATCCGGGAACACGAACTGGAAGTTCCCAAACGTTCAGGCGATTGAAGGAACGTTTCGACGCTCACCTGTGCTTGTCGGTGGAGTTCTTGTCTCGGCAGGAACAGACAAAAAGGTGTATGGAGTCAATCCCGCGAACGGTGAAATGAAGTGGGTCCATGAATCGCCTTCAAACATCGTCGGTCAACCGGTCAGTCTTGGGAAGTATGTCGTTTTCCCGCTTGAGGGTGGTTCGTTCACTGCTCTCGATGCTTCCACAGGCTTGAGTATCTACGACACCCCATATCGATCGCTCGACGGAATCGCCGGGCCACTCACCGGCAACGGTCGCGACTCGGTGATGTTCTTCGATAACCGGAACAAGCTTCACTCTATCAACGTGTCATCTCGCCGATCCAACTGGAGTGTGCCATTTGCGATCCGCCCTACCGATGGAACGGTCGAGGCCAGCAATGGCTTTGTTTACACTTACTCCGCGAACTTTCTCGTTTGTCTCAACGAGACTTCGGGTTCTCCCAAATGGCAGGTGCCGGTCAAAGAGCCGATGATTTTCTCGCCGGAAGTGGGTTCGGGCTCCATTGTTGCCATCTCCAGATCTGGTAACGCTTACGTCTACTCGGACGGAGGTGCGCTGAAGTCAAAAGCACCGATCGCGCTTGGTTCTATTCCGCTGACGAAGCCGACAATCATGGGCAAAAAAATTGCTTTTGCGTTGACGAATGGGTCGTTCACCATTATTGATGCTGAGTCAGGAGCTGTCAGCTGGCAGTACTACGTCCGACCAATGAATGAAGCGGCAAAAGCCGCCCTGAACTCGGGTGCTGCCGGGGGTCCTCCAGGCGGTTCTGGGTCACCAGGAGGATTGGGTGGTGGACAAAGCGGTCCCGGTCTTGGCGGCGGACAAACGGGTGGCGCCAGTCAGAGTGCGGCTCCAGTAGTCACTGTCCCAATAGCTACGCAAATTGTGCTTGCGGGGTCAACGTTGCTGGTTAGTGCTGGAGACAGTAGTGTGCTGGCGTTCGATAAAACACTTGGCGTTGATCTGACGTCGCCTGTGGTCAAGACGATTTGGCCGAATAGCGGAGAGATTATTGCCGGAACCACTGGTCAAGAGCTCCTCTTCCAGATCGATGATGACACCTCTGGTGTTGACGGAAAATCGATCAGTGTGACGATCGGCGGCAAGCCATATGCCTTTGATTTTGGAAAGGAAGGAGTTCTAGCGATTCGAGTGTCGCAGGCGAAGAAGAATCCAACCATTCCTAGCGGCCGACAGGATATTGTCGTCACAGTTTCCGACTGGCTGGGCAACAAAACCGTCCATACAGTTAGTCTCAAAGTTGATAACTCACTTCCGCTCGTCCCACGTGTTAAGCCGGCTAACCCGAATGGCCCTGGTGGTCCAGGCGGTCTCGGTGGGCCTGGAGGTGCCGGTGGATTCGGTGGTGGCGGTGCAGGGCTCGGCGGCGGCTAG
- a CDS encoding polysaccharide deacetylase family protein, whose translation MKTVILCYHKIGTEPEEGRWLNCAPSTLTSHTQFFKRFGWPGFLPREFATGRPQGVCFTFDDAYASAVTHAPRILEESEFRGAFYAVPSLVGQTSSWDGEKARPLATWGELLDIAGRGHEVGNHTMCHPRLADLAFDEQLLELREAQDLLRERGIVPASACYPYGSFNTDTLRAMKSVGLSVGLRLAKTPVYNESTLELNRIVVAFSDSLPKLLYKIYIRPSLP comes from the coding sequence TTGAAAACCGTTATCCTGTGCTACCACAAGATTGGCACCGAGCCCGAGGAGGGTCGGTGGCTTAACTGTGCGCCCTCAACACTGACCTCCCACACTCAGTTCTTCAAGAGGTTTGGGTGGCCGGGCTTCCTACCTAGGGAGTTCGCGACCGGACGTCCACAAGGAGTCTGTTTCACGTTTGATGACGCGTATGCCTCGGCAGTGACTCATGCCCCAAGAATCCTCGAAGAGAGCGAGTTTCGAGGCGCATTCTACGCAGTCCCTTCCTTGGTGGGACAGACCTCCTCGTGGGATGGCGAAAAAGCAAGACCTTTGGCGACTTGGGGAGAGTTGCTGGACATCGCAGGTCGGGGACACGAGGTGGGGAACCACACGATGTGTCACCCCCGATTAGCGGATCTAGCTTTTGACGAGCAACTGCTCGAACTGAGGGAGGCTCAAGATTTGCTTCGAGAAAGGGGCATCGTTCCAGCATCGGCTTGCTACCCATACGGCTCTTTCAACACCGATACTCTCCGCGCGATGAAGTCCGTCGGACTATCGGTAGGGTTGCGACTCGCAAAGACTCCGGTTTACAACGAATCCACTTTGGAACTAAACAGAATCGTGGTTGCCTTCTCGGATTCACTTCCCAAGCTGCTCTACAAGATCTACATCCGTCCTTCGCTGCCCTAG
- a CDS encoding beta-L-arabinofuranosidase domain-containing protein: MRLCSSFLLSLVATAAMSQIQPVSWKNVNITDQFWAPRQRTLGAVTMRQQLDQLVAKKYRQNFERAAARQTGGYVGYVFNDSDVYKVLEAASYVLGKNRVAWLDQEVDQWINLIGRAQLPDGYLDTAYQLDKPDKKWTNLRDDHELYCAGHLFEAASAHYEATGKTNLLKIATKLADHIEARFGEGKKMGYPGHPEAELALMKLWRATGEQRYFRLAQFFIEKRGTHFFATEHKTPEKDYDGTYWSDNVPIREHSSIVGHAVRAAYLFSGVTDLAHETHDQDLKAMLERVWKSTALKRMFITGGIGPSGSNEGFTVDYDLPTHSAYQESCASIANALWNYRLALLNGQSKYADVMEQAIYNGALAGISMSGDKYYYVNPLASTGGHHRQDWFGCACCPPNLARLVGQIGGLSYGTKEDQLFVLLFVGGNVTAKVAGSDVKLDVKTNYPWDGKVRMTVHPGSTRTFGLALRQPGWGAFTNLSVNKAAMKPNLKDGFANIRRTWKEGDVVELEIPMPVRKIVSHPSVKDTAGMFALKRGPLVYCLEGVDNPFDMDRVGVPANSEFVPVVDTTLFNATTVLEGDGYFLSEGSWSGRLFQSMGLPQKVKLKAIPYFLWDNRKPGDMRVWLSPNPVPTPLRGLETGAKVSVSYANSISQPEGVNDGYIPPTSNPNSPKQLHFWSHLGGKEWVRYDFAKPTKVANMRVFWFDDTGRGACRIPADWKVEALIGGTWIEIKLNAGERYGTALDVWNDVQFAPVTTTALRLTLTQKPGFASGIHEWQVFGED, from the coding sequence ATGCGTCTTTGTTCAAGTTTCCTGCTCAGCTTGGTTGCTACTGCGGCCATGAGCCAGATTCAGCCAGTCAGTTGGAAAAACGTCAATATTACCGACCAGTTCTGGGCGCCCCGACAAAGGACCCTCGGAGCCGTCACGATGCGCCAACAGCTCGATCAGTTGGTCGCAAAGAAGTACAGGCAGAATTTTGAGCGTGCGGCAGCTCGGCAAACCGGCGGCTACGTTGGTTATGTCTTCAATGACTCAGATGTCTACAAAGTGCTGGAGGCGGCGAGCTACGTCTTAGGAAAGAATCGGGTTGCCTGGCTCGACCAAGAAGTCGATCAGTGGATCAATCTCATTGGTCGAGCCCAGCTCCCTGACGGTTATCTCGATACCGCCTATCAGTTAGATAAGCCGGACAAGAAATGGACCAATCTGCGCGACGATCATGAACTCTACTGCGCGGGACACCTCTTCGAGGCGGCCTCGGCTCACTACGAGGCGACAGGCAAAACGAATCTCTTGAAAATAGCTACGAAGCTCGCTGATCATATCGAAGCAAGATTCGGCGAAGGCAAGAAGATGGGATATCCCGGCCACCCCGAGGCCGAACTGGCGTTGATGAAACTCTGGCGAGCTACCGGAGAACAGCGCTACTTCCGCCTTGCTCAGTTCTTTATTGAGAAGCGAGGAACCCATTTCTTCGCTACCGAACACAAGACGCCTGAGAAGGACTACGACGGAACTTATTGGAGTGACAATGTCCCGATCCGAGAGCATTCGAGCATCGTCGGGCACGCCGTTCGTGCCGCCTACTTGTTCAGCGGCGTGACTGACCTCGCTCACGAAACTCACGACCAAGATCTCAAAGCCATGCTGGAAAGGGTGTGGAAGTCAACGGCTCTCAAGCGAATGTTTATCACCGGAGGCATTGGACCATCCGGTTCTAACGAGGGTTTCACAGTCGATTACGACTTGCCGACCCATTCGGCATACCAAGAGTCCTGTGCAAGCATCGCAAACGCCCTTTGGAATTATCGCCTCGCGCTTTTAAACGGTCAGAGCAAGTACGCCGATGTCATGGAGCAGGCAATCTACAACGGCGCGCTGGCCGGTATCAGCATGAGCGGAGACAAGTATTACTACGTTAACCCTCTGGCAAGCACGGGCGGGCATCATCGGCAAGACTGGTTTGGTTGCGCCTGTTGTCCTCCCAACCTCGCTCGCCTCGTCGGGCAAATCGGTGGGCTCAGTTACGGGACGAAGGAAGATCAGCTCTTTGTGCTGCTGTTTGTCGGCGGAAACGTCACGGCAAAAGTCGCCGGTAGCGACGTGAAGCTCGATGTCAAAACCAACTATCCTTGGGATGGCAAAGTGCGGATGACGGTGCATCCGGGCTCTACTCGCACGTTTGGCCTCGCTCTACGCCAACCTGGGTGGGGGGCTTTCACCAATCTTTCCGTAAACAAGGCGGCGATGAAGCCGAACCTCAAAGACGGATTCGCAAACATCCGCCGAACCTGGAAGGAGGGCGATGTTGTTGAGCTGGAAATCCCGATGCCTGTGAGAAAGATCGTCTCGCATCCTTCCGTCAAAGACACCGCCGGAATGTTTGCCCTCAAGCGCGGACCGCTGGTGTACTGCTTGGAAGGGGTGGACAATCCGTTTGATATGGACCGAGTCGGCGTCCCGGCGAATTCTGAGTTCGTTCCAGTGGTGGACACCACACTGTTCAACGCCACGACGGTCCTTGAAGGTGACGGCTACTTCTTGAGCGAAGGCTCTTGGTCGGGAAGGCTCTTTCAGTCGATGGGATTGCCACAAAAGGTGAAGTTAAAGGCGATTCCCTACTTCCTTTGGGACAATCGTAAGCCGGGAGATATGCGTGTCTGGCTCTCTCCAAACCCCGTCCCTACCCCTTTGAGAGGGTTGGAAACAGGCGCAAAGGTTTCTGTCAGCTACGCAAATTCGATCTCCCAGCCCGAAGGAGTTAATGATGGCTACATCCCCCCAACCAGCAATCCGAACTCTCCCAAGCAGCTACACTTCTGGAGCCATCTCGGAGGGAAAGAGTGGGTTCGCTACGACTTCGCGAAACCGACCAAGGTCGCTAACATGCGCGTGTTTTGGTTCGACGATACGGGCCGAGGAGCATGCCGAATTCCGGCTGACTGGAAGGTCGAAGCACTAATCGGAGGAACTTGGATCGAAATTAAGCTTAATGCCGGTGAGAGGTATGGCACTGCGCTGGATGTTTGGAACGATGTGCAGTTTGCGCCTGTCACCACCACTGCCCTTCGGCTAACGCTCACGCAGAAGCCCGGCTTCGCAAGCGGAATTCACGAGTGGCAAGTTTTTGGCGAAGACTAG
- a CDS encoding cellulase family glycosylhydrolase, which translates to MARSIVGAKSSAVAYEPIDFDITTTATFENPFDSQDVSVKVTVEQPDGTSFEVPGYFSMDCERKLEGDKEVVTKTGKSVWKARISFLKPGKNVVAAIVRDRSGTSLTDTFTVDVSPGDLEGFVKKSERDHRFFETSNGVSFFPIGSNVCWAGPKGTYDFDTWIPKYGEQGANFMRVWLAPGFFTFGLEQKGSSRDGKGLGVYSLEGLWRLDYVVALARKNGLRVKFCVESFNVLREKDGYNAFEEGPHTIANGGILHTPAEFWDNAEMDRIFLNKMRYLIARYSADPTVFAWELWNEVDLTTGFPADKVKEWHQRIAREIRKMDPYKHLITTSFADSMGTKEIDMLDEIDFIQTHNYSSPDVISQVANQQSRKGSWGKPHYIGEIGADWAGPRAEEDPLGLQIHDPLWISTAMGSSGAAMPWWWDNLIEPKNTYGLFGAVARFVKGVDWAGEDFRQTQPKIEWQIKPNPLPRRDLSVAANPPEWAESAYNKPRSVKVSETGASGQIPIAGIAHGKVNHPTWHNPVSFTTQFTRPTTLEVVVDSVSGYGGAKLAIELNGAPYLTRDFPQIDPKKNDTIHKYDGVYAVTIPAGKHQVVVKNIGADWMTYSIRFKDALVRSNPPLVSWATVGNTVALAWARVEDRAWRRVIVLKEPIPPAPPTQFSLSGLASGNWKVELWDTWKGEVLRTETVKVGIDGNLKCGLPQIETDIALKAVKQ; encoded by the coding sequence ATGGCGCGCTCAATCGTGGGTGCAAAATCCTCGGCGGTTGCCTATGAGCCAATCGATTTCGACATCACCACGACGGCGACGTTTGAGAATCCGTTCGACTCCCAAGATGTCTCCGTCAAAGTCACTGTTGAACAGCCAGACGGAACCTCTTTCGAAGTTCCGGGCTATTTCTCTATGGACTGCGAACGCAAGCTAGAGGGCGATAAGGAAGTTGTTACGAAGACCGGAAAGTCGGTATGGAAAGCTCGAATCAGCTTTCTGAAGCCGGGCAAAAATGTGGTCGCGGCCATTGTGCGTGATCGAAGTGGCACCTCCCTGACCGACACATTCACCGTCGACGTATCGCCGGGTGACTTGGAGGGCTTTGTCAAAAAGTCCGAACGAGATCATCGCTTCTTTGAGACTTCAAACGGTGTCAGTTTCTTCCCGATTGGCTCAAATGTCTGCTGGGCAGGGCCGAAGGGCACATACGACTTCGACACCTGGATTCCGAAGTACGGCGAGCAGGGTGCGAACTTCATGCGGGTCTGGCTCGCTCCCGGATTTTTCACGTTTGGACTGGAACAGAAAGGTTCAAGTCGCGATGGAAAAGGTCTTGGCGTTTACTCACTCGAGGGGCTTTGGCGTCTGGACTACGTCGTTGCTCTCGCTCGGAAGAACGGTCTTCGCGTTAAGTTTTGTGTCGAGTCTTTTAACGTGCTCCGCGAAAAGGACGGCTACAACGCTTTTGAAGAAGGGCCCCATACAATTGCGAACGGTGGGATTTTGCACACACCCGCCGAGTTTTGGGATAACGCCGAAATGGATCGGATTTTCCTTAACAAGATGCGCTATCTGATCGCACGCTATTCCGCTGACCCCACGGTCTTCGCCTGGGAGTTGTGGAACGAAGTTGACCTCACAACCGGCTTTCCCGCAGATAAGGTGAAGGAGTGGCACCAACGAATCGCTCGCGAGATTCGCAAGATGGACCCGTACAAGCATCTCATCACGACCAGCTTCGCTGATTCGATGGGGACCAAGGAGATCGACATGCTGGATGAAATTGACTTCATACAGACTCACAACTATTCGTCTCCCGATGTAATCAGCCAGGTGGCAAACCAGCAGTCGCGCAAAGGAAGCTGGGGCAAACCCCACTACATTGGCGAGATTGGCGCGGATTGGGCGGGGCCCAGGGCCGAAGAAGACCCGCTTGGCTTGCAGATTCACGACCCACTTTGGATCAGCACTGCGATGGGTTCGTCGGGGGCTGCGATGCCGTGGTGGTGGGACAACTTGATCGAACCCAAAAACACTTACGGCCTGTTCGGAGCGGTCGCACGGTTCGTCAAAGGTGTCGATTGGGCTGGCGAAGACTTCCGACAAACTCAGCCAAAAATTGAGTGGCAAATCAAGCCGAACCCGCTGCCAAGGAGAGATTTGAGCGTGGCTGCGAACCCGCCGGAGTGGGCGGAGTCGGCGTATAACAAGCCCCGTTCGGTCAAAGTCTCTGAGACCGGAGCGTCCGGCCAAATTCCGATTGCAGGGATTGCCCATGGAAAAGTGAACCACCCAACTTGGCACAATCCGGTGTCGTTCACAACCCAATTTACACGTCCGACGACCCTTGAGGTGGTTGTCGATAGCGTATCAGGATATGGCGGCGCGAAGCTTGCCATTGAACTGAACGGAGCGCCCTATCTCACCCGCGACTTTCCGCAGATCGATCCCAAAAAGAACGACACGATTCACAAATACGACGGCGTCTACGCGGTGACGATTCCTGCCGGAAAGCACCAAGTTGTCGTGAAGAACATCGGGGCCGATTGGATGACGTATTCGATTCGGTTTAAGGATGCTCTGGTTCGCTCCAACCCACCCTTAGTGAGTTGGGCTACGGTGGGTAACACTGTGGCTCTGGCGTGGGCAAGGGTCGAAGATCGCGCGTGGCGTCGAGTCATCGTCTTGAAAGAGCCGATTCCTCCTGCACCTCCGACTCAGTTTTCACTGAGTGGTTTAGCAAGCGGAAATTGGAAAGTCGAGCTATGGGACACCTGGAAGGGTGAAGTTTTGCGAACGGAAACTGTTAAGGTTGGGATTGACGGAAACCTAAAATGTGGACTGCCTCAGATCGAGACAGATATTGCACTGAAGGCGGTCAAGCAGTGA